One region of Ignavibacteriales bacterium genomic DNA includes:
- a CDS encoding AI-2E family transporter, with translation MNDGKLKLPNSTSFFINSIGIVVIFMVLKELQNIFIPLLIAYFLFFVFSPLNTLLGKYKIPLSVLVILDLLIIIFLFGGITSVIIDSFSRFVQQLPQYELKLNSIVSSTTLSLGMKDPKFTNFQASKFLNETDFSLIAGNLFSSTFSFLGTLLFVIFFFIFVVTGHQNFYKALSKRYFKNRQSEEAFSLKKEENFLKNTFKEITDQVQRYVLTKFLTSVLSGVAVGIILWIFGVDFLIIWAACAFLLNFIPVVGSIIAVALPSMMALVQFESVSYALIIALIIIVVQNIIGNFLEPKIFGNKLGLNPLVILLSLLLWGYIWGIVGILLSIPLTAIIKIIISRSESPNLKMLNDLMSS, from the coding sequence ATGAACGATGGAAAATTAAAGTTACCAAACAGCACTTCTTTCTTTATAAATTCAATTGGAATTGTCGTAATCTTTATGGTTCTAAAAGAGTTACAGAACATTTTTATTCCTTTGCTGATAGCCTACTTCCTCTTTTTTGTTTTCTCTCCATTAAACACTTTGCTTGGTAAATATAAAATACCACTTTCCGTTTTAGTCATCCTGGATTTGCTGATTATAATCTTTCTGTTCGGAGGAATCACTTCTGTAATTATTGATTCCTTTAGCCGGTTTGTTCAGCAGCTTCCCCAATATGAATTAAAGCTTAACAGCATCGTATCATCAACTACACTTTCGTTGGGGATGAAAGATCCTAAGTTCACAAATTTCCAGGCTTCAAAATTTTTAAATGAAACAGATTTTAGTTTAATTGCCGGAAATCTTTTCTCCTCCACTTTTTCTTTTTTAGGAACACTGCTGTTTGTAATTTTCTTTTTCATCTTCGTAGTAACAGGTCATCAAAATTTTTACAAAGCTTTATCAAAAAGATATTTTAAGAATCGGCAGAGCGAAGAAGCTTTTTCTCTTAAAAAAGAGGAGAATTTTTTAAAAAATACTTTTAAAGAAATTACAGATCAGGTTCAGCGATATGTGCTTACAAAATTTCTTACCAGCGTTCTAAGTGGTGTAGCTGTAGGAATTATCTTGTGGATCTTTGGGGTTGATTTTTTAATTATCTGGGCGGCTTGCGCTTTTCTATTAAATTTTATTCCGGTTGTAGGTTCAATAATCGCCGTTGCTTTGCCTTCGATGATGGCGCTTGTTCAATTCGAGTCAGTATCCTATGCACTTATAATAGCGTTAATAATTATAGTTGTACAGAACATAATAGGAAATTTCCTGGAGCCAAAAATATTTGGAAACAAGCTGGGACTTAATCCACTTGTTATTCTACTTTCATTGCTGCTTTGGGGTTATATCTGGGGGATTGTTGGTATTCTGCTTTCCATTCCGTTAACTGCAATAATAAAAATTATTATCTCACGGTCAGAATCACCAAATCTTAAAATGTTAAATGATTTAATGAGTAGTTAG
- a CDS encoding aminotransferase class I/II-fold pyridoxal phosphate-dependent enzyme, with translation MKNTSSLNIESKCVHSGIGKYEFGSVVPPIYQTSTFEFESAQHGANLFAGKEKGYIYTRMLNPTVEALENCVAQLEGGYKALGCASGMAAVHTVFAALLKAGDHVVCSSIVYGPTTTLLSTILAGFGVETTFVDTANLELVKQAIKPNTKVVYVETPANPTLSITDLEEAAKIAHNSGAKLVVDNTFLSPVLQRPFEFGADVILHSMTKFLNGHADVVAGIIIVKDEETYKHFRKVLNQLGGVIDPFNSFLVHRGIKTLSLRMKKHCENAQTVAEHLEKHPLIEWVKFPGLPNHPQYELAKKQQDGFGGIISFEVKGGYEAGEKMMNSVTLCKLAVSLGGVESLIQHPASMTHQSMGKEARAAAGITDGLVRLSVGIENVNDILACLDNALEHTQKADSAFEGNAH, from the coding sequence ATGAAAAATACATCCTCGCTAAACATCGAATCAAAATGTGTTCACTCCGGAATTGGTAAATATGAATTTGGTTCAGTGGTTCCACCAATTTATCAAACTTCTACATTTGAATTTGAATCTGCACAACATGGAGCAAATCTTTTTGCCGGAAAGGAAAAAGGATACATTTATACAAGGATGTTGAATCCCACTGTTGAAGCGCTGGAAAATTGTGTTGCCCAGCTTGAAGGCGGCTATAAAGCGCTTGGCTGTGCAAGCGGTATGGCGGCGGTTCACACGGTCTTTGCCGCGCTGCTAAAAGCTGGAGATCATGTTGTTTGTTCTTCTATCGTGTATGGTCCAACAACCACGCTCCTTAGTACAATTTTGGCTGGCTTTGGAGTTGAAACAACTTTTGTAGATACAGCCAACCTGGAATTGGTTAAACAGGCAATTAAGCCAAACACAAAAGTAGTTTATGTAGAAACACCTGCCAATCCAACACTTTCAATTACAGATCTTGAAGAAGCGGCAAAAATTGCGCACAACTCAGGAGCAAAGCTCGTAGTTGATAATACATTTTTAAGTCCTGTACTGCAAAGACCATTTGAGTTTGGTGCCGATGTAATTCTACACAGTATGACGAAATTTTTAAATGGGCACGCAGATGTTGTTGCCGGAATTATTATTGTGAAGGATGAAGAAACGTATAAACATTTTAGAAAAGTGCTTAACCAGCTTGGTGGAGTTATTGATCCGTTCAATTCTTTCCTTGTTCACAGAGGAATAAAAACTTTATCCTTGCGAATGAAAAAACATTGCGAGAATGCACAAACAGTTGCAGAACATTTGGAAAAACATCCTTTAATTGAATGGGTGAAATTTCCCGGATTACCAAATCATCCACAATACGAACTTGCAAAGAAACAGCAGGATGGATTTGGTGGAATAATTTCTTTTGAAGTTAAAGGCGGCTATGAGGCTGGCGAAAAGATGATGAACTCAGTTACACTATGTAAGCTTGCCGTTAGTCTTGGTGGAGTAGAATCTTTAATTCAGCATCCTGCAAGTATGACTCATCAATCGATGGGTAAAGAAGCGCGAGCCGCAGCCGGTATTACGGATGGATTAGTGCGGCTTTCTGTTGGAATAGAGAACGTGAACGATATTCTTGCCTGTTTGGATAACGCTCTTGAGCATACACAAAAAGCCGATTCTGCATTTGAAGGGAACGCACACTAA
- a CDS encoding nucleotidyltransferase domain-containing protein, producing the protein MAETGIDEVIEISKRYLFFLKTQNIFFEKAYLFGSFAKGNPKEYSDIDLAIIAPKWNPDLIEAQMVLLRLTRKIDTRIEPHPIETADFDESNPFASEIIKHGKEISIN; encoded by the coding sequence TTGGCTGAAACAGGAATTGATGAAGTAATAGAAATAAGCAAACGCTATTTGTTTTTTCTAAAAACGCAAAATATTTTTTTCGAGAAAGCATACCTCTTTGGTTCATTTGCAAAAGGAAATCCTAAAGAATATAGCGATATAGATTTAGCTATTATTGCCCCCAAGTGGAATCCTGATTTAATTGAAGCGCAAATGGTGCTGTTGCGTTTAACAAGAAAAATCGATACCCGCATTGAACCTCACCCGATTGAGACGGCTGACTTTGATGAATCAAATCCTTTCGCTTCGGAGATTATAAAACACGGTAAAGAAATTTCCATCAATTAG
- a CDS encoding HEPN domain-containing protein: MSKEEIIKSWIESSDRNFISMEVNYNSKQYDWSLFIGHLVIEKLLKAIFVKLNSINPPPIHNLQRLAELANLKLTDEQFSWLADITSFNIQTRYEEKKIDFYKKCTQEFTLKYTEIIKELRDWLKQELMK, translated from the coding sequence ATGAGCAAAGAAGAAATAATTAAAAGTTGGATTGAATCCTCCGATAGAAATTTCATTTCTATGGAAGTTAACTATAATTCCAAACAATATGATTGGTCGCTATTTATTGGGCATTTGGTCATTGAGAAGTTGCTTAAAGCGATATTTGTAAAATTGAATTCAATAAACCCGCCTCCAATACATAACCTACAAAGACTTGCAGAGCTCGCAAATCTTAAATTAACAGACGAACAATTTTCGTGGCTGGCTGATATAACCTCATTTAATATTCAAACGAGATATGAAGAAAAGAAGATTGATTTTTATAAAAAGTGTACACAAGAATTTACATTAAAGTATACTGAAATAATAAAGGAATTAAGAGATTGGCTGAAACAGGAATTGATGAAGTAA
- the gyrA gene encoding DNA gyrase subunit A translates to MATIFEKIVPVSLEEEMKSSYIDYAMSVIVSRALPDVRDGLKPVHRRVLYGMTDLGLAYNRPYKKSARIVGEVLGKYHPHGDTAVYDSMVRMVQEFSLRYPLVDGQGNFGSVDGDSPAAMRYTEARLSRIADEMLRDLEKNTVDFTNNFDESLQEPTVLPSYLPNLLVNGASGIAVGMATNIPPHNLTEVIDGLVALIKNPEITVEKLMKYITAPDFPTAGIIFGYEGVKEAYTTGRGRIIVRAKANVETLKNERENIIVTELPYQVNKANLIEKIADLVREGKITDISNIRDESDRDGMRIVIELKRDAQPEVVLNQLFKHTQMQITFGVILLALVKGMPKILTLKEMMQHFISHRMVVLVRRTKYELDAAERRAHILEGYIIALDNIDDVIDTIKKSRDVETAKNNLMRKFKLSEIQAKAILDMRLQRLTGLERKKIEDEYKEVIKLIEKLRNILQSEEKRYYIITQELLALKEKYGDERRTEIIKDFKEFSLEDIIAEEDVVVTISHSGFIKRFPVSGYRRQLRGGKGVTGAGTKEDDFIEHMFIASTHNYILFFTDRGRCYWLKVHEIPESGRASRGRSIINLLEKEKEENITAFVSVKEFSDDKYLIMATEQGTIKKTVLSAYSNVRKGGIIAINLNANDRLIEVKRTEGNNDIVMGTRNGMAIRFNEKDVRDMGRTATGVRGVRLGKGDVVVGLVVINRATTVLVVTNKGYGKRSDIEDYRITHRGGKGVITIKTSDKNGKMIAIREVNDNDELVIITKNGMVIRQSVRELRVMGRNTQGVRLIRLNEDDSIADIARVISEDEDLGENGKAEIKNDADDTTGEAEESLDL, encoded by the coding sequence ATGGCTACAATTTTTGAAAAGATAGTTCCTGTTTCGTTAGAAGAGGAAATGAAATCCTCATACATCGATTATGCAATGTCTGTTATTGTTTCCCGTGCCTTGCCTGATGTACGAGATGGTTTAAAACCTGTGCACCGCAGAGTATTATACGGAATGACAGATCTCGGATTGGCATACAATCGCCCATATAAAAAATCCGCAAGAATAGTTGGAGAAGTTCTCGGTAAATATCACCCACATGGTGATACCGCCGTTTATGATTCAATGGTAAGAATGGTTCAGGAATTTTCTCTCCGCTACCCGCTTGTAGATGGGCAGGGAAATTTTGGCTCTGTAGATGGTGATTCCCCTGCGGCAATGCGTTATACTGAAGCACGCCTTTCTAGAATTGCAGATGAGATGCTTCGCGATCTTGAAAAAAACACGGTGGATTTTACAAATAACTTTGATGAATCACTTCAAGAGCCGACAGTTCTTCCATCTTACTTACCAAATCTTTTAGTAAATGGAGCAAGCGGTATTGCAGTTGGAATGGCAACAAATATTCCTCCACACAATCTTACAGAAGTTATCGATGGTTTAGTTGCACTTATCAAGAACCCGGAAATTACAGTAGAAAAATTGATGAAGTATATAACCGCACCGGATTTTCCAACAGCAGGAATAATTTTTGGGTACGAAGGAGTTAAAGAAGCATACACAACTGGTAGAGGCAGAATAATCGTTCGTGCAAAAGCTAACGTAGAAACGCTTAAGAACGAAAGAGAAAATATTATTGTAACCGAACTTCCTTACCAGGTAAATAAAGCAAACTTGATTGAAAAAATAGCCGATCTGGTTCGTGAAGGAAAGATTACGGATATCTCAAATATCAGGGATGAATCTGACCGCGACGGAATGAGAATTGTAATTGAGCTGAAACGGGATGCACAGCCGGAAGTTGTGTTGAACCAATTATTCAAGCACACACAAATGCAAATTACTTTCGGTGTAATTTTGCTTGCGCTGGTTAAAGGAATGCCAAAAATTCTTACTCTTAAAGAAATGATGCAGCATTTCATCAGCCACAGGATGGTTGTTCTTGTTAGAAGAACAAAGTATGAACTTGATGCAGCTGAAAGAAGAGCGCACATTTTAGAAGGTTACATTATTGCGCTGGATAATATTGATGATGTTATAGATACAATCAAAAAATCACGCGATGTTGAAACCGCTAAAAATAACTTGATGCGCAAATTCAAGCTTTCAGAAATTCAGGCTAAAGCAATTCTTGACATGCGCCTGCAAAGGTTAACCGGACTTGAAAGAAAGAAAATTGAAGATGAATACAAAGAAGTAATTAAGTTGATTGAGAAACTGCGCAACATACTTCAAAGCGAAGAAAAAAGATATTACATTATCACCCAGGAACTTCTTGCACTAAAAGAAAAATATGGCGATGAAAGAAGAACGGAGATTATTAAAGACTTCAAGGAGTTTTCTCTTGAAGATATAATTGCAGAAGAAGATGTTGTTGTTACAATTTCGCACAGCGGATTTATAAAACGTTTTCCTGTTAGTGGATACCGCAGACAATTACGCGGCGGCAAAGGTGTAACAGGTGCAGGAACAAAAGAAGATGATTTCATTGAACATATGTTCATCGCCTCTACCCATAACTACATTCTTTTCTTTACTGATAGAGGAAGATGCTACTGGCTGAAGGTTCATGAGATACCGGAAAGCGGCAGAGCATCCCGCGGAAGATCAATTATAAATCTTCTTGAAAAAGAAAAAGAAGAAAACATAACTGCGTTTGTTTCAGTAAAAGAATTTAGCGATGATAAATACCTTATAATGGCTACCGAGCAGGGAACGATAAAAAAAACAGTTCTTTCTGCTTACTCAAATGTTCGTAAAGGCGGAATAATAGCTATCAATCTGAATGCTAACGATAGGTTGATAGAAGTAAAAAGGACGGAAGGAAATAACGACATCGTTATGGGAACTCGAAATGGAATGGCAATCCGCTTTAACGAGAAAGATGTTAGAGATATGGGGAGAACAGCAACAGGCGTGCGCGGAGTTCGCTTAGGTAAGGGAGATGTTGTTGTTGGTTTGGTTGTTATTAATCGTGCTACAACAGTATTGGTGGTAACAAATAAAGGCTATGGTAAACGATCAGATATAGAAGATTATAGGATTACACATCGCGGTGGAAAAGGCGTTATTACGATTAAGACAAGCGATAAAAATGGAAAGATGATTGCGATCCGCGAAGTTAATGATAATGACGAGCTTGTTATTATCACAAAGAACGGAATGGTTATTCGTCAAAGCGTAAGAGAGCTTAGAGTAATGGGAAGAAATACTCAAGGTGTCCGATTGATCCGCCTAAACGAAGACGATTCGATTGCTGACATTGCAAGAGTAATATCCGAAGATGAAGATCTTGGTGAGAATGGAAAAGCTGAAATTAAAAATGATGCAGACGATACAACAGGAGAAGCTGAAGAGAGTTTGGATTTATAA
- a CDS encoding HEPN domain-containing protein, translating into MSDKKYSEQLLLLARKDILALKGMLENKEMFHDEVFGFHAQQAVEKSLKALLCLNAIEFRKTHDLSLLFNQIFENKFEIPDNLEDLQALNDFAVEYRYDLFFEEEGLNRREILEKVNDLFLFVEKKITNKV; encoded by the coding sequence ATGAGCGATAAAAAATATTCAGAGCAACTACTGCTTTTAGCCAGAAAAGATATTCTTGCATTAAAGGGAATGTTGGAAAACAAAGAGATGTTTCATGATGAAGTATTTGGGTTTCATGCCCAACAGGCTGTTGAGAAAAGCCTTAAAGCGCTACTTTGTTTGAATGCAATTGAATTTAGAAAAACACACGACTTGAGTTTATTGTTCAATCAAATATTTGAAAATAAATTTGAGATTCCAGACAATTTAGAGGACTTGCAAGCTCTAAATGATTTTGCAGTTGAATACAGATATGATTTGTTCTTTGAAGAAGAAGGATTAAATAGAAGAGAAATATTAGAAAAAGTAAACGACCTTTTTTTGTTCGTCGAAAAAAAAATCACAAATAAAGTTTAA
- a CDS encoding nucleotidyltransferase domain-containing protein, translated as MYSETLKNIVEDIVSEAKPEKIILFGSFARGEENENSDIDLLIIEKSPFSKKRSRRKEIQRIREKLSKYKISKDILIYDEKEFEFWKDSLNHIIGSSLRNGKILYER; from the coding sequence ATGTATTCGGAAACATTAAAAAATATTGTTGAAGATATCGTCAGCGAAGCAAAACCCGAGAAAATAATTCTTTTTGGTTCTTTTGCCAGAGGTGAAGAAAATGAAAATTCTGACATTGATTTGTTGATTATTGAAAAAAGTCCTTTCTCAAAGAAAAGATCCAGAAGAAAAGAAATTCAAAGAATCAGAGAAAAATTATCAAAATATAAAATTTCCAAAGACATTTTGATATATGATGAAAAGGAATTTGAATTTTGGAAAGATTCCTTGAATCATATTATTGGCAGTAGTTTGAGAAATGGGAAAATATTATATGAGCGATAA
- the gyrB gene encoding DNA topoisomerase (ATP-hydrolyzing) subunit B, whose translation MTQVTNDGDYTAKNINVLKGLEAVQKRPAMYIGDVGARGLHHLVNEVVDNSIDEVLGGFADKIIVTINKDESISVEDNGRGIPVDMHPEEKRSALEVVMTVLHAGGKFDKSTYKVSGGLHGVGVSVVNALSEWLKVEVTRDGKVYRQEYVRGDPKYSVKEVGKAKKDDRGTVVTFLPDSKIFKSFKFKFDTLAERMRELAYLNKNVVIKLIDTRNGGEEATYHFKGGLIEFVKYLDETREPLHKTIYIEGEKENTPLEIAFQYNDSYSENIFSYVNNINTAEGGTHLIGFKTALTRTLNNYAYKNNLLKEGKITLSGDDFREGLTAVISVKVAEPQFEGQTKTKLGNGEVKSIVETIVGEKLSEYLEENPAIGKKVIEKCLRAAEAREAARKAKELVRRKNALDSMHLPGKLADCSINDPEHCEIYLVEGDSAGGSAKQGRDRRFQAILPLRGKILNVEKAKLNKILESNEIKTIIAAIGAGIGMEFDSSKARYGKIIIMTDADVDGSHIRTLLLTFFYRHMHDLITDGKIYIAQPPLYKIKKGKEENYAFDDEERDIILKRYKSSGGNDDKDAVDEEGSPKGVQVSRYKGLGEMNPEQLWSTTMNPETRTVLQVNLESAAAADKIFETLMGDAVEPRREFIEKNAKYVKNLDV comes from the coding sequence TTGACACAGGTAACGAACGATGGTGATTATACCGCAAAAAATATAAATGTATTAAAAGGGCTCGAAGCCGTTCAAAAACGCCCGGCAATGTATATCGGTGATGTAGGTGCGCGTGGTTTGCATCATTTAGTAAATGAAGTTGTTGATAACAGCATTGATGAAGTGCTTGGTGGCTTTGCAGATAAAATTATCGTTACGATTAATAAAGATGAAAGCATTAGTGTTGAAGATAACGGGCGCGGCATTCCTGTTGATATGCATCCGGAAGAAAAACGTTCAGCACTTGAAGTTGTTATGACGGTGCTCCATGCCGGAGGAAAGTTTGATAAATCAACATATAAAGTATCCGGTGGTTTACATGGTGTTGGTGTTTCTGTTGTTAATGCACTATCTGAATGGTTGAAAGTTGAAGTAACAAGAGATGGAAAAGTATATCGCCAGGAATATGTAAGAGGAGATCCTAAATATTCAGTTAAAGAAGTTGGGAAAGCAAAAAAAGACGATAGAGGAACTGTTGTAACTTTTTTGCCGGACTCTAAAATATTTAAGAGTTTCAAATTTAAGTTTGATACTCTTGCAGAAAGAATGAGAGAACTTGCTTATTTAAATAAAAACGTAGTAATTAAATTAATTGATACCAGAAACGGCGGCGAAGAAGCCACGTACCATTTTAAAGGCGGCTTGATTGAGTTTGTAAAATATCTTGATGAAACAAGGGAACCGCTTCACAAGACAATTTATATTGAAGGAGAAAAAGAAAACACACCGCTGGAAATAGCATTCCAATACAACGATTCATATTCAGAAAATATTTTTTCCTATGTGAACAACATAAATACAGCCGAAGGTGGAACGCATTTGATCGGTTTTAAAACAGCACTAACAAGAACCTTAAACAACTACGCTTATAAAAACAATCTTTTAAAAGAAGGAAAGATTACATTATCAGGTGATGATTTTAGAGAAGGATTAACAGCAGTAATCTCCGTAAAAGTAGCAGAACCTCAGTTTGAAGGACAAACGAAAACTAAACTTGGCAATGGCGAAGTTAAATCGATTGTTGAAACTATTGTTGGAGAAAAGCTATCAGAATACCTTGAAGAAAATCCAGCCATCGGTAAGAAAGTAATTGAGAAATGCCTTCGTGCCGCAGAAGCAAGAGAAGCCGCAAGAAAAGCAAAAGAACTTGTAAGAAGAAAAAATGCACTTGATAGCATGCACCTTCCTGGTAAACTTGCAGATTGCTCCATTAACGATCCCGAGCATTGTGAAATTTATTTAGTCGAAGGTGATTCTGCCGGTGGCTCCGCAAAGCAAGGGCGCGATAGAAGGTTTCAAGCGATACTTCCTTTGAGAGGAAAAATTCTTAACGTAGAAAAAGCCAAGCTAAATAAAATTCTGGAAAGTAATGAAATTAAAACAATCATTGCGGCTATTGGCGCTGGTATAGGGATGGAGTTTGATTCATCGAAAGCTCGGTATGGAAAAATTATTATTATGACGGATGCTGACGTAGACGGAAGCCATATCAGAACGCTGTTGTTAACTTTCTTCTACCGACATATGCACGATTTGATAACCGATGGAAAAATTTATATTGCTCAGCCGCCGTTGTATAAAATAAAAAAAGGGAAAGAAGAGAATTATGCTTTTGATGATGAAGAAAGAGACATCATTTTAAAAAGATATAAATCAAGTGGCGGAAATGATGATAAGGATGCGGTTGATGAAGAAGGATCGCCGAAGGGAGTTCAGGTCTCGCGATATAAAGGTCTTGGAGAAATGAATCCGGAGCAGCTATGGTCAACCACAATGAATCCAGAAACACGAACAGTTCTTCAGGTTAATCTTGAAAGCGCGGCAGCAGCGGATAAAATTTTTGAAACACTTATGGGTGATGCGGTTGAACCAAGAAGAGAGTTTATAGAGAAGAACGCAAAGTATGTAAAAAATCTTGATGTGTAG
- a CDS encoding DUF721 domain-containing protein, with product MHDFRSINEVFKKDEALANIRIFVKQSDIVSLFGSLFPDLKNIASAVKLEKEILFLRVENSVWRSELKFHQKIIVERINDHYGEIVVKSVKFLA from the coding sequence ATGCATGATTTCAGAAGTATAAATGAAGTGTTTAAAAAAGATGAGGCTTTAGCCAATATTAGAATTTTTGTAAAGCAGTCGGATATTGTAAGTCTGTTTGGTAGTTTATTTCCAGATTTAAAAAATATTGCCAGTGCCGTTAAGCTTGAAAAAGAAATTCTTTTTTTAAGAGTTGAAAATTCTGTTTGGCGCAGCGAGTTAAAATTTCATCAAAAAATAATTGTAGAAAGAATAAATGATCATTACGGAGAGATCGTGGTTAAATCCGTAAAATTTTTAGCGTAG
- the recF gene encoding DNA replication and repair protein RecF (All proteins in this family for which functions are known are DNA-binding proteins that assist the filamentation of RecA onto DNA for the initiation of recombination or recombinational repair.), whose amino-acid sequence MLLKNIVLKNFRIHKDTNLNFSENINYIIGGNGQGKTTILEAVYYLCTSKNFNSNADGEFVSFNSSFFEVTGLFSNLTENKVRIFYSQSEGRKNLFVDGKQIYKTADIIGKYPIVILTPADHSITQGAPAERRKFVDSIISQASQTYLQLLLDYNKTLRHRSALLNQIKETNDKNLFLQLDAWSEKLIQTGTELIKHRLKFVNEFSIFVKDSYKSIMEGSENPIILYEYLNELVSEDEIDIKYKKLLEQKLPDEIRRGTNLVGPHRDDFVFRINEMDLKKFGSQGQHKTFQIMLRFAEYFYLKESIGRNPIFLMDDVFGELDAYRSARISQHLSELGQTFITLTDFSNFSFLKKSDSDLVIKVYSGTAAYA is encoded by the coding sequence ATGTTATTAAAAAATATAGTACTTAAAAACTTCAGAATACATAAAGACACTAATCTAAATTTTTCTGAAAATATAAATTACATAATCGGGGGTAACGGGCAGGGAAAAACAACTATTCTGGAAGCAGTTTATTATTTGTGTACATCAAAAAATTTTAATTCTAATGCTGATGGCGAATTTGTTAGTTTTAATAGCTCGTTTTTTGAAGTGACCGGTTTATTTAGCAACCTGACCGAAAATAAAGTAAGAATATTTTATTCTCAGTCAGAAGGTAGAAAAAATTTATTTGTCGATGGAAAACAGATTTATAAAACAGCAGACATAATCGGAAAATATCCAATAGTAATTTTAACTCCAGCCGATCACAGCATAACACAAGGAGCACCAGCAGAAAGAAGAAAATTTGTTGATTCAATAATTTCTCAAGCGAGTCAAACTTATTTACAACTGCTTTTAGATTATAATAAAACACTTAGACATAGATCGGCGCTTTTAAATCAAATAAAAGAAACAAATGACAAGAACTTATTTTTACAATTAGATGCGTGGTCAGAAAAATTAATCCAAACAGGAACAGAACTAATTAAGCACCGATTAAAATTTGTTAATGAGTTTTCAATATTTGTAAAAGACTCATACAAATCAATTATGGAAGGAAGTGAAAACCCGATAATTCTTTACGAGTATTTAAACGAATTAGTTTCTGAAGATGAAATCGATATTAAATATAAAAAATTGTTAGAGCAGAAATTACCAGATGAAATAAGAAGAGGAACCAACCTGGTTGGTCCGCATCGGGATGATTTTGTTTTTAGAATAAATGAAATGGATTTAAAAAAATTTGGTTCACAAGGTCAGCATAAAACATTTCAAATTATGTTGCGTTTTGCTGAATACTTTTATTTGAAAGAATCTATAGGAAGAAATCCGATTTTTTTAATGGACGATGTATTTGGAGAACTTGACGCATATAGATCGGCAAGAATTAGCCAACACTTAAGTGAACTTGGACAAACATTTATTACGCTTACTGATTTTTCAAACTTTTCATTTTTAAAAAAATCTGATAGCGACCTTGTAATTAAAGTTTATTCAGGAACGGCTGCATATGCATGA